The nucleotide window CCATTCTCAAGAGTACAGACAGAACACTCATAGAAGACAGAACAGTCTTAGAGTACAGATAGACAgatagacagaacattctcaacAGAAAGTACAGAACATTCTCAACAGTATAGACAGAGCATTCTTAGAGTACAGAAGAACAGAACACATAGAtagatacgcgtaacggttaggttgcgcgttacaaatagtcccactacagtgggtggtccttcgaggtagtcggcaccaagtgcaatattcagaggatctccgtcatccatctgatgagtcctcaacatttggtccttcgagccggatataAGAACGCACAGACGAAGTGACAGATCATCGGAGGCTACAGCCACGCaccatttggtccttcgagccggatctaaGAACGCACAGACGAAGTGAAAGATCATCAGAGGCTACAGCCACGCAGCACAGTGTATCACGAGAACACCAACACCTGGCTTCAATCAGGAATCTCAGGAGCTCAGTGACGAGAAGTTTCTTCCGGAGGCTACAGCATCCAGAGAAGGCAGTGCATATAGCTTCAGAGCAGTGCAACACCACAGAAGTCCAGCACCACAGCAGGACAATCACGCAGCAGCTCAACATCATTGCAGAACAACGCAGCATCCCAGTGCAGCCAACAGGCATCGACAGCAGTACCAAGTATCCCAGCGTGATAAGTACCTTTATAGTCCCATTTGCGTCAGTAAATCACTATGGCGGAAGATCTCAAACCGTTGATGATCGAGCGCGGAACGGTCAAGGCTGCACTCACGCGGTTTAAGACGTTTATTTGCAAATTCGCGACCACGACTTCGGTGGGCTCTCTTAAGAAACGGTTAGAAGCAAATGTATGTCTCCTTGACAATTTTAATAGAATTCAAACGAGAATCGAAATACTCGTAGCTGGAACGGACGCCGAAGCAGCGCACGCGATCGAGCGCGAAGAATTCGAGACGGCGTATTTTGATCTGATAGATCAAGTTGAAATAGTCATTGCCCGTGCCACTCCGGAACAGAGTAGGATAACCACGAACAGCCCGATATCCGCGCAGACTGCAGATACCGCAATAAACATTAGATTACCGACACTGCAACTGCCTTCCTTTGATGGCAATTACAGTGATTGGGTGAAATTTAAAGACACATTTACATCAGTGATTCACGAGAATAATTCATTAACAGATATACAACGGTTCCATTATTTAAACACCTCACTCAAGGGGGTAGCGGCTCGTGTGATTCAAGCGTTAGGCGTGTCCGGAACAAATTACAGACATGCATGGGAATTACTCAAGTCGCGATATGAAGATTCCACAAGTCTCAAGCGGCATCATGTAAATTCATTACTTGATTTAAAATCCATTCAAAGGGAATCAGACATCACATTGCGGGAATTTCTGGACGAAGCTACAAATCATAGAATAGCGTTAATGTCTTTGGGTGAATCGGTTGAAACTTGGGATACCATGTTAGTTCCATTATTGTCCAGAAAGTTAGGTCAAGTGTCCATGAGAGAATGGGAAAGGAGAATAATATCTCAGTCGGAAATGCCTACATTTGGTCAATTCTCTGCGTTTATAGAAGAACGTTCcaaatatttagcaaatatcgCGGTCAGTGTTCAGGTAGCTGCACCCAGGGTCGACCAGCGACCTCGAGGAACAAACAATACCCCTCGTTACAACTACATAGCTTCGCATGTAGTTAACTCAGCCGGGTGCCCCGCATGTAAGGCCAATCACGCGATATATAACTGTGACAAATTTAAGAACAgcgatttaaatacaaaaacaaAGATAGTGCAAGAAGCCCGGCTGTGCTTCAATTGTTTGTCATCGGGACATCGGGTACGGGCGTGTACACGGAGTCATTGCAAACAGTGTGGAAGGAAGCATCATTCGTTATTACATAATCCCGAATTCAAACGCGCAGAAGAAGGCTACGCGGATACAGGAGAATCAGATTCGCGAGAACCCCCAGTACTCACAGCTAACGTAGCAAATACAATAGGGCATGCCGTATTATCGACAGCAATAGTTTATGTCAAGGACAAGGGTGGTCAGTCACATAAATGCAGGGTATTATTAGATTCGGGATCTCAAGCAAACTTTATAACCACGGCATTTTGCCAACGACTCGGCATCAAACCGACTGCAATAAGTTCAACAGTGACAGGGTTAGGAAGGGCAGTAAATTCCATAGAAGGTAGAGCAACACTAACAATTCATTCGCGATATAATAAATCTCAACACACGGTACAATGCCTATCAATAGAAACCATCACGTCAGACATGCCCAATTTTCAGATACAtagagaaaaaatagaaattccaaGTCACATAGAGCTAGCCGATCCAGAATTCCATTTACAACGGCCAATAGATATGCTCATTGgagcaggtctattttggacattGCTATGTGTCGGTCAACACAAATCAACTCCCAACCTGCTCTTGCAAAAGACCCAACTCGGTTGGGTTTTGGGAGGCACTCCTACCTGGGCAGATAAGAAATTACCACAAGAGAATAAGTGTTGTTTAGCCACACTCAATGACCTGCAATCTCAATTAGAGAGGTTTTGGGACATAGAGGAACTAACCCCAAGCGATACTAGAGTAATCGATGAATGCGAGGCACATTTTAGGGAGACCATAAGACGAGACACGGACGGTAGATATATCGTTAGAATACCGTTTAAATCCAACGCAAATGAGTTAGGTACTTCGCGAGCGCAAGCTGAACGGCGGTTATATTCGTTAGAAAGGAGGTTAGCAAGATATCCAGAAAAAAGACAGCAGTATACAGAATTCATGTCAGAATATGAGACGTTAGGGCATATGTCGCGCATTGTAGAAGATACACACGAGCAATCCGCCTACTATCTTCCCCACCACGCTGTATTCAAGGAAGGCAGCACGACAACGAAGCTTCGTGTTGTGTTCAATGGATCAGCAAAATCCTCATCAGACCTTGCATTGAACGACATCCAATTAGTGGGCCCTACAGTtcaaagcgatttaatttccaTCTTAATTCGTTTTCGATATAATCGGTACGTCCTGTCAGCCGATATTGCTAAAATGTACCGACAAATTTTAGTTCACCCAGCAGATAGGAAGTATCAAAGACTTTTGTGGCGAGCACAGCCCCATCTCCCAGTCCAAGAGTACGAGTTAAACACAGTAACGTATGGTACAGCATCCGCTCCTTTCCTAGCGACTCGTACTCTGCACGAAATTGGACTAACCTGTGCTCACACATTTCCGACGAGCAGTAAGGTTATAATCAATGATTTCTACGTAGACGATTTATTAACTGGGGCTCAAACAGAACAGGAAATAGAAACGCTAAAGGGGGAGCTGACGCAAATTCTATCACAAGCAGGTATGGACCTTCGTAAATGGGCAAGCAATTGCCCGACAGTTACAGCGACAGACAGTACAGAGAGAAATCGCGAAATCGCCGTAGATAAAGACCCAAAAACGTTAGGCCTTTTGTGGTCACCGACCACCGACCACTTAATGTTTAGAGTAGAAGCCCCACAGGACCAGCGTGTCACAAAACGTACTATTCTTTCTGAAATAGCTCAAATTTTTGACCCGTTAGGACTAATATCCCCCATTGTAATAGTCGCAAAATTGATCCTACAACAACTATGGCAGACTCAGACAGGTTGGGATCAATCAATACCGCAGAACCTGCATAGTCAATGGCTCCAATACCGCCAAGATATTAGCAAGGTAGGAGCAATGAACATCTCGCGATGTGCAATTTCAGAGTGTTTAGATGATATAGAATTGCACGGGTTTTCAGACGCGTCCGAGAAGGCGTACGGGGCTTGTGTTTACCTGCGCTCTAGGGATCTGTCAGGTAGTTGGGTAACGCGCTTATTGTGTGCAAAGTCCAGAGTCGCACCGCTCAAAACCATTTCATTACCGAGATTAGAATTATGCGGCGCATTATTACTAGCAAATGTAGTAAACAAGGTTAGAACAGCATTAGACACAGTAAAGTTTAAGGAGTACCTGTGGACAGATTCGACAATCACCCTCGCCTGGCTTCGAAGCTCCCCAAACAAATGGAAAACCTTTGTAGCCAATAGAGTATCGCAAATTCAAGGTTTAACGTCAAGTGATAGTTGGAGACATGTAGCCTCTGAAGACAACCCGGCAGATTTAATTTCGCGAGGCACAAAACCAGGTacattacagaacacaaccattTGGTGGGACGGTCCCACCTGGTTACGTCAGAGCTCAAGTCTATGGCCTAGCGCGTTAGATAACCCTATCGACGTTCCGGAAGAGAAGGAAAGGAAACCGGTTGTGTTGACTATGTCGACTGCAGAGAGTAGCATTTTCAGGAGATTCTCAACCTATACGCGATTACTCAGAAGCATAGCATACTGCCTCAGATTTGCCAAAATTATGAGAAACCGAGTTAACAAATTAGAAGGTGACGCATCAGGTTCGCTAATAACGGGTCCATTGACAACAATAGAAATCAATGCAGCGAGAACACGTTTGGAATTACTTGCGCAAAGGGAGGCATTTTCGACAGAGATCAGATTAGTACAA belongs to Megalopta genalis isolate 19385.01 chromosome 1, iyMegGena1_principal, whole genome shotgun sequence and includes:
- the LOC143258753 gene encoding uncharacterized protein LOC143258753, with protein sequence MRHDSGPLEHRSFSTVQSDHSQEYRQNTHRRQNSLRESQELSDEKFLPEATASREGSAYSFRAVQHHRSPAPQQDNHAAAQHHCRTTQHPSAANRHRQQYQVSQRDKYLYSPICVTGTDAEAAHAIEREEFETAYFDLIDQVEIVIARATPEQSRITTNSPISAQTADTAINIRLPTLQLPSFDGNYSDWVKFKDTFTSVIHENNSLTDIQRFHYLNTSLKGVAARVIQALGVSGTNYRHAWELLKSRYEDSTSLKRHHVNSLLDLKSIQRESDITLREFLDEATNHRIALMSLGESVETWDTMLVPLLSRKLGQVSMREWERRIISQSEMPTFGQFSAFIEERSKYLANIAVSVQVAAPRVDQRPRGTNNTPRYNYIASHVVNSAGCPACKANHAIYNCDKFKNSDLNTKTKIVQEARLCFNCLSSGHRVRACTRSHCKQCGRKHHSLLHNPEFKRAEEGYADTGESDSREPPVLTANVANTIGHAVLSTAIVYVKDKGGQSHKCRVLLDSGSQANFITTAFCQRLGIKPTAISSTVTGLGRAVNSIEGRATLTIHSRYNKSQHTVQCLSIETITSDMPNFQIHREKIEIPSHIELADPEFHLQRPIDMLIGAGLFWTLLCVGQHKSTPNLLLQKTQLGWVLGGTPTWADKKLPQENKCCLATLNDLQSQLERFWDIEELTPSDTRVIDECEAHFRETIRRDTDGRYIVRIPFKSNANELGTSRAQAERRLYSLERRLARYPEKRQQYTEFMSEYETLGHMSRIVEDTHEQSAYYLPHHAVFKEGSTTTKLRVVFNGSAKSSSDLALNDIQLVGPTVQSDLISILIRFRYNRYVLSADIAKMYRQILVHPADRKYQRLLWRAQPHLPVQEYELNTVTYGTASAPFLATRTLHEIGLTCAHTFPTSSKVIINDFYVDDLLTGAQTEQEIETLKGELTQILSQAGMDLRKWASNCPTVTATDSTERNREIAVDKDPKTLGLLWSPTTDHLMFRVEAPQDQRVTKRTILSEIAQIFDPLGLISPIVIVAKLILQQLWQTQTGWDQSIPQNLHSQWLQYRQDISKVGAMNISRCAISECLDDIELHGFSDASEKAYGACVYLRSRDLSGSWVTRLLCAKSRVAPLKTISLPRLELCGALLLANVVNKVRTALDTVKFKEYLWTDSTITLAWLRSSPNKWKTFVANRVSQIQGLTSSDSWRHVASEDNPADLISRGTKPGTLQNTTIWWDGPTWLRQSSSLWPSALDNPIDVPEEKERKPVVLTMSTAESSIFRRFSTYTRLLRSIAYCLRFAKIMRNRVNKLEGDASGSLITGPLTTIEINAARTRLELLAQREAFSTEIRLVQTQQALPNSSALRSLNVFLDNGGLLRVGGRLSNAPIDYDQKHPIILPPRHPLTDLVIKCEHHRLMHAGCQAVLTSLQTRYWLVSAKHNVKRNIRKCVRCFKTNPLSQTYQMGQLPASRVTPARPFITCGVDYAGPFFTKERTRSKVTVKAYLCIFVCFVTKAVHIELATDLSTDAFINCFRRFIARRGRCHCIISDNGTNFIGARNELNILIKDKQHNEKIANALSQESIEWRLIPPHSPHFGGLWEGAVKSAKYHLTRVIGDQRLTFEELYTLLTQIESCLNSRPLSPLSSDPTDLNPLTPGHFLIGTALTTLPSHDLRDIKVTRLNRYQLIQQMVQHFWQRWQRECIQQLQQRHKWQHSTTSKLAVDSLVIIKEDNLPPLQWSMGRIVQSTDHSQQYSQTILKSTDRTLIEDRTVLEYR